The Paenibacillus antri genomic sequence CATCCCCGGCATTAAGGGTTCGGAGACGGGCGTCGTCGCGGCCATCGCGAGCCGGACCGAAACGAAAGCGAAGGAGACGGCCGAGCGGCTCGACATTCCGAAAGCGTATTCTTCGTATGAGGCGGTGCTCGCCGACGACGAGATCGACGCCGTCTATATTCCGCTGCCGAACCACCTGCATATGGAGTGGACGTTGAAGGCGGCGGAAGCCGGCAAGCACGTCCTGTGCGAGAAGCCGATCGCGCTCACCGCCGCCGAAGCCGAGCGGATGGCGGAGGCGTGCGAACGGGCCGGCGTCGTATTGGCCGAAGCGTTCATGTATAGACTGCATCCTCGGTACGAGAAAATTCGAGAGATGATCGCCGCCGGCGACATCGGAGAGCTGCGCGGCATCCACGGCACGTTCACGTTCAACGGCGCCGCGAACAAGAGCAACGTACGCTTCGTGAAAGAGTGGGGCGGCGGCTCGGTGTACGACATCGGCGTCTATCCGATTTCGGCCGCGCGTCTCGTCACCGGGTTGGAACCGGAAGCGGTAACCTGCCGCGCGCTGTTCTCGCCGGAGCACGGCGACGTCGACATGATGGCGTCCGGGCTCGTCGAGTTTCCGAACGACGTCTCGCTGACGTTCGATTGCGGCATGTGGGCGGAATTCCGCAACACGCTGGAGATTCTCGGCACGACCGGGCGCATCGAGGTGCCGTCCGCGTATATCGGCCCGCAAAATATCGTTCTTCATTCCAAAGGCCAGAGTACCGAACTGGAGATGCCGACGCTTAATACTTATACGCTTCAGGCGGACGCCTTCGCGAGAGCGGCGAACGGCGAGGCGCCGCTGCCGTTCGCGCCGCAAGACGCCGTTCTCAACATGCGCGTCGTCGACGCTTGTCTGAAATCCGCTCGCGAGAAAGCTCGCGTGACGTTATAAGGAGGACCTTCCCATGGTACAACAACGCACGATCGATACGATCGACCTGCCCGGCGTCGGCCGCGGCGTATCTCGCCTCATTCTCGGCACGGACTACTACGCGCCCGAAATTATGGAGCGCATCGCCCCGATCATGGACGAATTCGTCGCGATCGGCGGCAATACGTTCGATACCGGCCGCATCTACGGCGGCGGCAAGAGCGAAGCCGCGTTGGGACAATGGATTCGCGAGCGCGGCAACCGCGACCGCGTCAACGTCTGGACTAAGGGCGCTCATCACGACGCGAACGGTCCCCGCGTGAATAAAGCGGCGATCGACGACGATATGGAGCGGAGTCTCGAGACGCTGCAGATGGATTTCGTCGACTTGTACGCGCTGCACCGCGACGATCCGGACGTCGAGGTCGGCCCGATTCTCGAAGCGCTTAACGCGCACATAGAGGCGGGACGCGCGAAGGCGATCGGCGCTTCGAACTGGTCGTATCGAAGGCTGCAGGAAGCCAACGATTACGCCGCCGCGCACGGGCTCGTCGGCTTCAGCTTCAGCAGCCCGAACTTCAGCCTCGCTCGCGCGAACGAGCCGTTCTGGAAGGGCTGCGTATCGGTCGACGACGAGACGTGGGCTTGGCATCGCGATACGCGGCTGCCGCTGCTGTCCTGGTCGTCGCAAGCCCGCGGCTTCTTCTCCGGCCGGTTCACGCCGGACAACCGGGAGAACGCCGATCTCGTCCGCGTGTTCTACAGCGACGATAACTGGGCGCGCCAACGCCGCGCGAGCGAGTTAGCCGCCGAGAAGGGCGTCACGACGATCCAAATCGCGCTCGCGTACGTGTTGAACCAGCCGTTCCCGACCTGCGCGTTGATCGGTCCGGCCAATCTAGACGAGCTGCATTCGTGCAGAGACGCGAGCTTCCTGACGCTGACCGAAGAGGAAATTCGCCGCCTCGAGGGCTGAACCGGCGAGGCGGGCAAGCTACCATTCCTTCGCCCCGAGGATTATAATGGGAATAATCAAAGCGAAGGATGGTAGAACACGAACATGAGCAACGGGAAGATCGTGAAGATCGGCGTTATCGGCGCCGGGAATATCGGCAACGAGCATATCAAGCAGTTCTCCGCGATGAAGGACCAATGCGAGGTCGTCGCGGTGACCGACGCGTACCTTCCGCTGGCGGAGCAGCGGGCGAAGGAATACGGGATTCCGAACGTATACGATAACGCGGAGGCGCTGCTCGAGAGCGACGTCGACGCCGTCGTCGTCGGGGTGCCGAACAAATTCCACGCGCCGGTCGCGACGCTGGCGCTCGAGAAGGGCAAGCACGTGCTGCTCGAGAAGCCGATGGGCATCGATCTCGATAGCGCGAAGGCGATCGTGCGCAAGCAGCGAGAGACGGGCAAGATCGTCATGATCGCGCATCAGATGCGGTGGGAATGGCTCGCGACGAAGGTGAAGGAGCAGGTCGACCGCGGCGAGCTGGGCAGCGTCTACACGGCTAAAGCCGGATGGTATCGCCGGAAGGGCATTCCGGGTTGGGGCACATGGTTTACCCGCATGAGCGAATCGGGCGGCGGCCCGCTGATCGATATCGGCGTACATATGCTGGACTTGTCGCTGCACTTGATGGGGAGTCCGAAGCCGGTCGCCGTCTCCGGCGCGACGTACGCGGAGTTCGGCCCGCGGAAGAAGGGGATCGGCACGTGGGGCAAGCCGAATTGGGAAGGCTACTATGACGTCGAAGATCTCGCGACGGCGTTCATCCGGATGGAAGACGGCAGGACGTTGACGCTTGAGGTGAGCTGGGCGGTGCATATGGACACGAACAGCACGCCGTTCGTGCACTTGATGGGTACGGACGGCGGCGCCGCGCTGTACGGAAACCGCGGCAAGTTCTTGACGGAACGATTCGACGCCCCCATGGAAGTCGAGCTCTCGCGTCCGGAGCAGGACGAAGGCGCGCGGAAGCGGATGTCGGATCACTTCCTCGCTTGCGTTCGGGACGGCAAGGAGCCGATCACCTCGGTTATGACGGGCTATACGAACAATCTGATTCTAGACGCGATCTACCGCTCTTCCCGTTCGGGCAAGGAAATTACGCTCGACTGGTCGCTATAAGGCGGAACGCGAATGATTACACGGACCGTCACCCCGTCGGAAAGCGGCAAGAAGCTGCATCGGTACTTGTGCTCGCTGATGCCGAACTATCCCCTCGGCCAAATTTACAAGATGATCGACCAAGGCAAGGTGCGCGTAAACGGAAAGCGCAAGAAGCAAAACTACGAGATGGCGTCCGGCGACGAGCTGACGATCTTCGTAGACGAAGAGACGTTCCAACGCTCGGCCGGAGCGGAGAAGAAGCCGAAATTCATCGGCATTCCCGCGAACATCGATGTCGTCTACGAAGACGACGAGCTGTTGGTAGTCAATAAGCCGGCGGGGCTGCTGACGCATCCCGACCGAACGGAGCAGAAGGACACCCTGATCACGAGAGTCCATGCATATTTGTACCGGAAGGACGCGCTCGACAGCCGGCTGTTCTTACCGGCCTCCGCCAACCGGCTCGACCGCAACACGAGCGGGCTCGTGTTGGTCGGCAAGACGGCGGGCATGCTGCACAAGCTTAATCAATGGGTGCAGCGGCGGGAGATCGGCAAATATTACGTGACGATCGTGCAGGGACGCCTCGAGGGCAAAGGCGAAATCTCCTCTTCCCTCGAACGGGACGAGAGGTCGAACCGGACGCGCGTATCGACCGCGGAAGAGGCGAAGGAATCGATGACTCGGTACGAAGCGCTGCATTCGGCTTCCGGTTATACCTTGGTCGAGGTCGATCTCGAGAGCGGACGTACGCACCAAATCCGCTCCCACTTCCAAAGCATCGGTCACTCGCTTCTCGGCGACGTGAAATACGGCGGGCGGCCGTACGAGGGCGTAAACCACCAGCTGCTGCACGCCTGGAGGATTACGCTGCCCGACGGCCGGACGTTCCAGGCGCCGCCGCCGGACGAGTTCGGCTCCATTCTCCGAAAGCTGCGATTGACGCTTCCGCACGCGTAACGATAACGACCCTTCCTCGAGGAAATCGGGGAAGGGTCGTTCGTTATTGTCCGATGGAAAATAATCGGGGACAAAGCAGGAAAACGACAATGGCTGTCGAATAATGTCAAATGGAGTCAGTCACTGTCGCAGAGGGTGGAGCAGCTTGAAACAGATACAAGTCTTACACGAAGCCTCGCAGGTCGTATTCGAGCATCTCGGCCAGCTTCTCGGCGCGAATACGTTCTTCCTAGCGGAGAGCGACCTGGAGAAGAATCGGATCGTCAGCGCTTGGAACCGGAGCGAACAGACGTTCGAGGAAGACGATACCCTCTCCTACGAGAAGTCTTATTGCAAGCTCGTGTTGGACAAGGACGAACCCGTCATGATTCCGGATACGGCCGCGCACCCGCTTACGCAACATCTCGGTTTGACCGCCATGCTCGGCCCGCGTTCCTTCATCGGGGTGCCCGTCCGTCGACGGGACGGACGCAAGTTCGGTACGATTTGCGCGTTGGACCGTCCGAACGGGTTTACGGCGCCCGCTCTGACTTACCTTGAACAGGCGGCCGTCTTCCTCGGCGTATTGGTCGACGTGGAAGACAGCTTATACATAGACGAGCTTACTTCGTTATATAACCGTACTTACTTAGAGATGTTTTACGATCATCTGTCCGCGGACGCGGAGCTGTCCGCCGTCTTTATCGACATCGATCGCTGCAAGGCGGTGAACGAAGCGTACGGCCGCCCCTTCGGCGACGCGCTGCTGAAGCGGTTCGCGGATCGGCTGAAGCATACGGTTCGCGGCATCGGCATTCCCGCCCGGTATGCGGGAGACGAATTTATGGTGCTCTTGTTCCATCGGAGCGCGGAACAGGCCCATCGGATCGCGGAGTCGATCTACGAGCAGTTGACGGCGCCGTTCGACGTGATGGGCCACGAGATTCAAATTACCGTCAGCATGGGCGTCAGCATGGAGGGGACGACGCTCTCGGATCATATCATTCGTTCCGACGCAGCGATGTATCAAATCAAGAAGAACGGGAAGGAAGGCATCGCGGTGTACGAGGACGAGCTCGAGGAGCTCATTCCGGAGAACGGACTGCGGCGGGGGGTGAAGCATAACGCCTTCCATGTAATGTATCAGCCGATCGTCGAAGCCGCGACAGGCGAGACGGTCGTCGAAGCGCTGATCCGGTTGAAGCATCCCGAGATGGGGGTCGTCGGTCCGAACGCCTTTTTGCCGCATGCGGAGAAGTCCGGATATTTGCTCGAGATGGATTTGCAGACGCTGCGGAACGCATGCCTGCAACTGCAGAGCTTGCCTGGATGGAGAAGCCGGATTTCGAAGCTCGCCGTCAATTGCGACGCGATCGAGCTGCGCCGGCCGGACTTCCCCGAACTCGTCGCGGCCGTCTTACGCGAGACGTCGTTCCCGGCCGATCGGATCGAATTCGAATTGAACGAGCGGATCAGCATGTTCGACATCGAAGCGATCGAACCGCAGGTGATGCGGCTGCGCGAGATGGGCGTGACGTTCGCCTTGGACGACTTCGGTCACGGATACTCGACGCTGGGGCTGCTGATGAAGCTGCCGGTACAGAAGGTGAAGCTCGATCGGCTGTTCGTCGAGGCGCTGCCGCACGATCCGAGAAGCCGCGCGATCGTCGAAGGGCTTCTCGCGATGTGCGAACGGCTCGAGCTGGCGGTCGTCGCGGAAGGCATCGAGACGATCGAGCAATGGAAGGCGCTGCGCTCCCTCGGCTGCCGATGGATGCAAGGCTACCTGCTCAGCCGGCCGGTGCCGCTCGAGGAGCTTGAAGATGCCTTGGGCCAAGCGGTCGCCCGTTGCGGAATTCCGACTTCCTAAGAGTCGGCTACAGCTTCCGGGCGGGTTCGGCATCGAATCGGAACAGGTCGCCGTATACGATCGCGTCGGACGTCGTCAGCCGATCGATCGCCGTCCGCTTGAACGGTTCGCACGTCGCCGCGTCGACGGCCTCGCCGGTCGACTTGTCGTAGCATGCGTTCTTCGTGAACACGAGCTTGTCCGTCGCGAAGCTTCCGTCCCGGAAGACGACGAATTCGGGGCGGCCTCTCGCGAACAAATCTCTTCCGAAATAGAACCGATCCGACGGGACGATGCCGAGCAGATGCAGCAGCGTCGGATACAAGTCGATCTGGCCGGAAACCGTCGGCATGACGCGCCCGTCGACGCCGGGAATATGGATGATCAGCGGCACGCGCTGCAGCTGGATCGTATCGAACGGCGTGATTCGCTCCTTCCCGAGAAGGTGGGCCATCGACTTGTCATGCTTCGACGAAATGCCGTAATGATCCCCGTACAGCACGAACATCGAACGTTCGTACAACCCCTCCCGTTTCACCGCTTCGAAGAAAGCCTCCACCGCCGAATCCAAATACCGCACCGTAGGGATATACCGATTCAACGTTCGCGACTTCGACGTATATTCAGGCACGAGCCGGTTCGCCTCGTCGAGCTCGAACGGATAGTGATTCGTTAGCGTGATGAGCTTGGCGAAGAACGGCTCCGGCAGCCCCCTCGCCATCGTAACGCTCTGTCGGAAGAACGAAGCGTCGCTCAGTCCCCACCCGATCCGATTGCTCTCGTCGACGGCGAAATCGTCAACCGAATAAAACCGCTCGTACCCGAGCGTATCGTACATGCGCCCGCGATTCCAGAACGACGGTCCGTTCGCGTGGAACGCGACGGGCGTAAAGCCGTGCTCCTTCAGCGTCTTCGGCAACGTATGGTATTCGTTCTGGGCATGCGTAAAGAACACCGCCCCGGTCGGCAGCGGATACAGCGACGTATCGATTAGAAACTCCGCATCCGACGTCTTGCCTTGCGCCGTCTGGTGATAGAAATTTTCGAACGAGAAGCTCTCCCGGCGCAGGCGGTTCAAGAACGGGGTCACTTCTCGACCTTCGATGCGGCGATCGAGCATGAAGCTCTGCAGCGACTCGAGGGAGATCAAAAACACATTGCGGCCGCGGGCCAACCCGAAGGTCGCGGGGTCGACGCCGTCCGGCGGAAGCGTCTCGAAGAAGCGCGACGCCTCCGTGAAATCGGGCTCGCGCGCCAACGCTTTCCGCGACCCCGTACGCGCGCTGACGACCGCGTCGTACAGGTGGTAATTGTACGCTCCGATGCTGCGCACCATGATTTGCCGGTCGAACGCCCGCGAAAGCAGTTCCGGCCGGACGCTCTCGGCCATCGAGTAATTGGCCGAGAGCGTCGCGCCCATGAGGGCGAAGGCCGAAATCACCTTCAGCCTGGACCATGGCACGAGCTTCGGGCGGAGTCGGCACGCCAACGCCGTAAGCGCGAAGCCGTCCGCGAAGACGAGAACGTCGGCGGGCTGAAGCAGTTCGTATACGCTCTCCCACAGATCGTTCATATGCTCCGACAGAAGCAGGACCGGGAGCGTAAGGAAATCGTTGAAGAACCGGTAAAAGACCAAGTCGGCGAACAGGAGCGTCGACGTCGCGAACGCGGCGGCGACGATGCCGAAGCGAAGGCGGCCGCGCAGCGCGACCATGCAGACGAGCGCGATCGCGAGTACGGAAGCGATCGGATGAACCAACATCATAAGTTCTTGCTTCCAGCCGGAGACCGGCAGGGAGAAGGCGAACCGCTGCACCAAATACGATTTCAACCATATCGCGAATAGGCCTGCATAAAGAAAAGCGTTCCTGTTGGACAATGGCGCTCCCCCCGAAAATTGGAAAATGACAGACGTTATCGTTACCTTCCCGTTCCGAAAATATTCCGTTTTTACTTTGGAATACTATGTAAGCGGAACGAAGGAAGGGGAGGGAACGGCGTGCAACGAAGAAGAAACCGAATTCACCCGGGGCTGTGGGCGGCAGCGGCCGCATTGGCGGCATACGTCGCGCCGCTGTTCCTGCTCGGGGAACGGGCGCATCTGCGCGTGCACGACAATTTGGATTCGAATATCGCGTGGTACCGGGTATTGATCCGGAGCGGACAATGGTTCGGGGCGCATGATGCCGTCATCCCGCAAATTATGAACGGCTTGCCGCGGAACGCCTTCGGCACGGAATTCAGCCTGCTCGTCGCGCTGCACGCGGCGTTCCCGCCCATGCTTGCTTATGCGATCAGCCAGACGCTCGTGCGCGTCATCGCTTTCATAGGCATGTACTTGCTGCTTAGGGATTTCGCGCTCCGGAACGACGATGCCGCTTGGATTCGAATCGGGGTGTCGCTCGCGTTCGCATTGACGCCTTTCTGGCCTTCGGGGATGCTGAGCACGCTAGGACAGCCGCTGGCGCTGTGGGCGTTATTGCATATTCGCGGCGGAACGGCGAAGCTGCGGCACTGGGGCGCGCTCGCTGCGCTGCCGCTGTATTCGAGCTTCGTGCTCGGCTTCTTCTTCTTTCTTGCGGCGATGTTCGCGTGGTGGCTGTGGGAGGCCGTCGTCCGGAGGCGATGGAATCCGCGGTTTCTGGCGGCGATCGCGCTGACGACGGCGCTCTACTTATGCGTCGAGTACCGGCTCGTGTTATCGCTCGTGCTGTCGGAGGCGCCGACGAGCCGCGACGAGTTCGTTTCCTCGAAGCTCCCGTTCTGGCGGTGCGTGCGGCTTGCCGCGAAAAACTTCCTCCTTGGGCATCACCATGCGCATACGCTTCATACGGCGATCGTCTTGCCGATGACGTACGTCGCCGCGCTGCTCGCGGCGGGCCGTCGGTCCTGGCGATCCGGCGTCGACGGAAGATGGCTGCTGCCGCTGCTGGCGTTGAACGCCGCGTTGTCGATTTGGTACGCGTTTTGGTTTTACGTCGGGTGGCAGCCGTTGAAAGAGCGTTGGGACTTGCTCAATACGTTTAACTTCGCCCGGTTTCATTTTCTGCGTCCTCTCGTCGTCTATGTTTGCTTCGCTCTCGCTTGTTCGTTGTTCTGGCGCCTCGGCGGCAGAAGGGGGCGGGTGCTGGTATGCGCCGGGCTGGTCTGCCAAGCGGTCCTGCTCGGCGCGTTCAACGAAGAAATCGTATACCGCAAACGGCCGTCGTTCCGCGAATTTTACGCCGAAGCGCAGTTTCGGGACATCCGGGACTATATCGGCGAGCCTCCGTCGAGCTACCGGGTCGTCAGCATCGGAATTCATCCGGCGATCGCCCAATTCAACGGCTTTTACACCCTGGATACCTATAATAATTTCTATCCGCTCGCCTACAAGCATGCCTTTCGGCGCATCATCGCGCGGGAACTCGAGAAGAACGAGAAGCTTCGCGAGTATTTCGATACGTGGGGCGGGCGTTGTTACGTGTTCGTCGACGAATTGGGGAAGAAGTACGATTATAAGGCGAACTCGAAGAAAAAGATTCGAAACTTCGAGTGGGACGTCGACGCGTTCCGCGCGCTCGGAGGGCGGTACGTCCTCTCCGCGCTGCCCATCGAGGACGCCGAAGCGAACGGCTTGGCGCTGCGGCGCGAGTTTCGACATCCCGACTCCGCTTGGCGCATCTATTTGTATGAAGCAGTTCCTTCCTTACGCATACTAACCTCGCTGGGGAAAGGGGGGATAGGCGACATGGCGAAGCCGGATAACCGGGAAGATAACGTGCCACATCTGCAGGAAGCGATTCAGAATACGCTGAAGAAACAACACGACACCGAGGATTACTTGGAGGAGTTCGCGGACGAGATTCCCGTTTCCGAAAAGGAGACGCTTCTCGCGAAAAACGAACGCCGTCAAGCGGCGATCGAGAAGTTCCGCAGCGAAGTGAAGGACGAAGCTCACTCCGATTGATTCGATTCGATCGCGACGAATCCCCTGTCCGCATGCCGGACAGGGGATTTTTAATTACGAACCGATCGTCGACTCGGCGAGCAGCTCGTAGGAGCGCAAGCGCGCCTCGTACGTCGGCGCGTACGTGACGACGAGCAGCTCGTCGACGCCGTACGCGTCCGCGAACGCCGCGAGCTTCCCGCGGATCGCTTCGGGGCCGCCGACCAGCATTCGCTTGCGATTTTCCACGATCCGCATCCGATCCCACTCGGAATACGGATAGTCGCGCACTTCCTCGGGGGTCGGGAACGGTCGTCCGAACTGACCTTGCTCGAACAGCAGAAACCGCAAATCCAACGCCGTCGCGTACGCCTCGGCGTCTTCGTCGCGCTCGGCGCAGACGACGTGTACCGCGACGATAACGCGCGGAGCGTCGCCGAGCGGGCCGGGGCGGAAAGCGTCGCGGTAATCCCGGACGACCTGCGCGCCGTCGTCGCCGTTGATGAAATGGGCGAAGACGAACGCCCCGCCGAGCTTCGCGGCGATCTCCGCGCTGACGACGCTCGAGCCGAGCAGCCACAGCTCGGGGGCGGTCGGGACGACCGGCGTTGCCTGAAGCCCTTGGAGCTCGTGTCCTTCGGGAAGGCGGTCGTGCAAGTAACCGTAGAGCTCAAGCAGCGCATCCGGCAGCCGGTCGTCCATGATTTTCGTTCGACCGTACCGCAGCGCCTTCGAGGCGAGCGGCATGCCGCCCGGCGCTCGTCCGAGTCCGAGGTCGATGCGGCCGGGGTACAACGCTTCGAGGACGCGGAATTGCTCGGCGACCTTATACGGGCTGTAGTGCGGCAGCAGCACGCCGCCCGAGCCGACGCGGATGCGCGCCGTGTTCGCCGCGATCGCGGCGATCAGCACCTCCGGCGCGGAGCCGGCGAGGCCGGGGGTGTCGTGATGCTCCGCGACCCAATACCGTTCGAATCCGAGCGCCTCGGCCCGCTTGGCGAGCCGGATCGTCTGGCGGAGCGCTTCCGACGCGTCGACTCCTTCCAAGAGCGGCGATTGATCCAACACGCCGATCTTCAGCTTCAAGACGCATTCCTCCTATCGGGCTTCGTATACTCGCAAGTCGATCAAGCGACGGCCATCCTTCGGATCCGCGCCTCCCCGAACGGCAGCGCGACGGACCAGACGCCCTCGGGCGGACGAAGCTCGCGGCGGAAGGTGCGCATCGCGACGGGCGGTTCGATCGTGACGAAGTCGGCGTACTGATGAAACATGCGCAGGCTGTTGCCGGCGACGATGTTGAGCGCTTCGCCGAGGGCATCCAGAAGCAGCGGCATCTCCTCCTCGGCGCTCCAGCCTTCGAAGCTCATCCGATGCAGAAGCCGGAGTCCGCCGTCCACCTCCACGCTCAACAGCAGCCCGCCGTCCATCGCGCCTTCGAGGATGACGCATGCCGTCAAATCGAGCAACGGAGCGGAAGGGGACCAGGTCGGAACGGCGTTCCTCCAAGCGTCCTCCGGGAGGCGCAAGCCGAGATGATACGCGAAGTAGATGCGCGCCGCCTCGACCAACCGCTCGAGCAGGGCCGGCGTTCCGGCGTCCGGTCCGAAGGACGCCGAACGCGCGGCGGACGGAACGGGGGATAGCGCGGCGTCGATCCATTCGGTCAGCCGGCGTTCGCCGCGTTCCAGCTTGTCGCCGACGTTCGGATAGACGAGCGGCGCTTCGATCCGCTCGATCGGCGGGCGGTCGCAGCGATCGACGTACGCGCGGCTCACGAGATCGTACCGATTCGCTGCGTATACGTCGCGGAACGCGCGCTTCGCCTCCGTATACGCGCCCCGCTCGAATAAGCCTCGCGCTTCCTCGAACCGTTCCCTAGTTCGCAGCTTCCTCTCGAAGATGTCCGGCGCGTCCGCCTCGAACAGCTCGAAGATGCGTTCGACGCGCTGGCGCCCGCGCACTTGGACGGCGTCGATCTGCCGCATCGCGTACGCGGACGGATCGGCGAGCCGGTCGACGGTGTTGCCGGTGAGCAGCAGCGTCGTCCCGTACGCCTTATTCAAGTTTTCCACCCGGGAAGCGACGTTCACCGCGTCGCCGATGACCGTGCCCTGCAGCCGCCGCTCGCCGCCGACGATGCCGAGCAGGAGGGGGCCGCTGTTCAGGCCGAGGCCGATGCGGATCGGTTCATAGCCGGCACGCAGCCGGCCGAGGTTGTACTCGCGCAAGGCGCCGAGCATATGCAAGGCCGACTTGACGGCGTCGTCCGCGCTTTCGCCGAACAACGCCATGATCGAGTCGCCGATGAACTTGTCGATGAAGCCGCCGAACGCTTCCACGCTCGGTTCCATGCGAGATAAGTACGAATTCAAAAACCGGAGGGTTTCCTCCGGTTTCCATCGTTCGGACAACGTCGTGAACGCGCGGATGTCCGTAAACAGCACGGTCATCTCGAGCCGCACATGGTCGTCGTGCCGCAGCTCGCCGAACGATCCCTTATTTAGGTAAGTAAGCAACTCGTGAGGCACGAACCGGCGGTATGCCTCGTCGCCGCGTTCGCCGCTCATATGACGATCTGCGACAGGTCGGTGTAAATCGTGGCGAACAGCGATTCGTCCAATGACTTCAACCGCGCGTTGAGCAGCTTCCCGGTCGACACCGTCTTCGAGGTGCCTCCGGCCTGGAGCACTTGTTTCGCGTACCCCGCGATGCGGACGAGCGCTTCGTCGGCGATGCCTTCGGCTTCGTCGAAGTGGAACACGACTTTGAGCGGCTTAATGAACTGGAAGCCGGCGATCGCGCCGCCGAGGGCGTCGAGCTGCTCGCCGCCGATCGACGCGCGCAGCGTAACGATGAAGACGCCGTTCTTATTGGCGATCTCGAACGGAGGAGCCGCGTTCCCGGCGCCGGCGACGCCGGAGGACGCGGCCGAGGCGGCGGTTTCGTCCTCCGCCGATACTTGGTGAAGCACCTCGTTAATCGTGTGCAGCACCTTCTCCGCCGTAATCGGCTTCAGGATGTAGTGCTTCGCCCCGTTCTGGATCGCGTCGAACACCATGCTGCGCTGGTCGAGCGCGCTGATCATGACGATATTCGCGTCCGGATACGAGGCGATGATCTTCTTCACCGCGTCGATGCCGCTCATGACCGGCATCGTGATGTCCATCGTGACGATGTCCGGCATCGTCTTAACGTACTCCTTATAAGCCTCGATGCCGTTCGACGCCTCGGCTACGACCTCGTGTCCCGCCTCCGTCAGCATCATCTTCAAATTGCGACGCATTAAAATCGAATCGTCTACGATCAATACCGTTGCCATATCGAGAGTCCCGTCCTTTTCCGAATCACATTTTGATAAAACCGATCGCGATCGCGCCCGAAGCGCCGCCGAGCTCGATCGTCCATATCTCCGACTCCGCCACCTTCATCGAAGCGCCTTCCGTAAAGACGGTGATCGGCGGGTCGATCGATAGGTAGGTTTCAAGCTCGTCCATTCGCTTCAGCGAGTTGCCCAAGACGATATTCGCCGCCTCGGCGAGCGTGTCCTCCATATACAGCCGCGTCTCCTCGGGCGTCAGCTCGCCGTACGCCAGCCGCCGCGTCAACGTATTCGCCGTCGACTCGTCCATCGTCAGGACGAACATGCCGTTGCAGACGCCTTGGACCGACATGAACGTCGAGAAGTTAAGCAGCGCCATCTTGCCTCCCGTCTCGGACCGTACGTCGCCGTTCGGACGGAAGTCGAGGTCCGCGTTTTCCCGGAAGAAGCTCGCCGCCGTTTCGGCGATCGGGAGGAGCAGGGAGGAGGGCGTAACTACCGGCATGC encodes the following:
- a CDS encoding LTA synthase family protein codes for the protein MSNRNAFLYAGLFAIWLKSYLVQRFAFSLPVSGWKQELMMLVHPIASVLAIALVCMVALRGRLRFGIVAAAFATSTLLFADLVFYRFFNDFLTLPVLLLSEHMNDLWESVYELLQPADVLVFADGFALTALACRLRPKLVPWSRLKVISAFALMGATLSANYSMAESVRPELLSRAFDRQIMVRSIGAYNYHLYDAVVSARTGSRKALAREPDFTEASRFFETLPPDGVDPATFGLARGRNVFLISLESLQSFMLDRRIEGREVTPFLNRLRRESFSFENFYHQTAQGKTSDAEFLIDTSLYPLPTGAVFFTHAQNEYHTLPKTLKEHGFTPVAFHANGPSFWNRGRMYDTLGYERFYSVDDFAVDESNRIGWGLSDASFFRQSVTMARGLPEPFFAKLITLTNHYPFELDEANRLVPEYTSKSRTLNRYIPTVRYLDSAVEAFFEAVKREGLYERSMFVLYGDHYGISSKHDKSMAHLLGKERITPFDTIQLQRVPLIIHIPGVDGRVMPTVSGQIDLYPTLLHLLGIVPSDRFYFGRDLFARGRPEFVVFRDGSFATDKLVFTKNACYDKSTGEAVDAATCEPFKRTAIDRLTTSDAIVYGDLFRFDAEPARKL
- a CDS encoding LLM class flavin-dependent oxidoreductase, with translation MKLKIGVLDQSPLLEGVDASEALRQTIRLAKRAEALGFERYWVAEHHDTPGLAGSAPEVLIAAIAANTARIRVGSGGVLLPHYSPYKVAEQFRVLEALYPGRIDLGLGRAPGGMPLASKALRYGRTKIMDDRLPDALLELYGYLHDRLPEGHELQGLQATPVVPTAPELWLLGSSVVSAEIAAKLGGAFVFAHFINGDDGAQVVRDYRDAFRPGPLGDAPRVIVAVHVVCAERDEDAEAYATALDLRFLLFEQGQFGRPFPTPEEVRDYPYSEWDRMRIVENRKRMLVGGPEAIRGKLAAFADAYGVDELLVVTYAPTYEARLRSYELLAESTIGS
- the tlp gene encoding small acid-soluble spore protein Tlp codes for the protein MAKPDNREDNVPHLQEAIQNTLKKQHDTEDYLEEFADEIPVSEKETLLAKNERRQAAIEKFRSEVKDEAHSD
- a CDS encoding response regulator, which gives rise to MATVLIVDDSILMRRNLKMMLTEAGHEVVAEASNGIEAYKEYVKTMPDIVTMDITMPVMSGIDAVKKIIASYPDANIVMISALDQRSMVFDAIQNGAKHYILKPITAEKVLHTINEVLHQVSAEDETAASAASSGVAGAGNAAPPFEIANKNGVFIVTLRASIGGEQLDALGGAIAGFQFIKPLKVVFHFDEAEGIADEALVRIAGYAKQVLQAGGTSKTVSTGKLLNARLKSLDESLFATIYTDLSQIVI
- a CDS encoding adenylate/guanylate cyclase domain-containing protein, whose amino-acid sequence is MSGERGDEAYRRFVPHELLTYLNKGSFGELRHDDHVRLEMTVLFTDIRAFTTLSERWKPEETLRFLNSYLSRMEPSVEAFGGFIDKFIGDSIMALFGESADDAVKSALHMLGALREYNLGRLRAGYEPIRIGLGLNSGPLLLGIVGGERRLQGTVIGDAVNVASRVENLNKAYGTTLLLTGNTVDRLADPSAYAMRQIDAVQVRGRQRVERIFELFEADAPDIFERKLRTRERFEEARGLFERGAYTEAKRAFRDVYAANRYDLVSRAYVDRCDRPPIERIEAPLVYPNVGDKLERGERRLTEWIDAALSPVPSAARSASFGPDAGTPALLERLVEAARIYFAYHLGLRLPEDAWRNAVPTWSPSAPLLDLTACVILEGAMDGGLLLSVEVDGGLRLLHRMSFEGWSAEEEMPLLLDALGEALNIVAGNSLRMFHQYADFVTIEPPVAMRTFRRELRPPEGVWSVALPFGEARIRRMAVA